The following proteins come from a genomic window of Lytechinus pictus isolate F3 Inbred chromosome 1, Lp3.0, whole genome shotgun sequence:
- the LOC129257127 gene encoding UDP-glucuronosyltransferase 2B15-like — protein sequence MKVFSLIFVGFFVIVFVDVVQPANVLLSAEYGAGSHFLLFAKMGEELVNRGHNVTFLIGQAYAYRIHQAQYKDLFNFVIIDHARPHSEVFGAFKKFGGLYSHSSIAQVFSYEDAIRDVYLDDCRKVLADDALTSTLAHSNYDIVVFDVIWMCGALIAQKLTIPSVAVVAGLAMQTAYPYAGIPINPAYMPIVSTGFSNHMNFFERLVNLFMVWMVHYGQGTPYYTGKHFSPIKDEFNIRPDLSMDELLSEVDMWFVANDFALEFSAPLTPNVIPVGGFTAGPAGNLSKELVDYIDSAGDHGIIIFTLGTYCAAVDQSILKIFADAFAEVDQKIIWQIEDTMKRSLNFDIPDNVKMFPWIPQNNLLGHSKTRLMMYHGGNNGLHEALYHGVPLIMVPIIGDQHDTATRVVERGTGLRITRQELSKLQVVDSLKEVLSNNKYKEKALQLSSIYRHRPQTATERAAFWIEHVIQFGGQYMKSPVPNISLFKLYLIDIILFLALIGGMFFYVIYRVARVLFALLWNTNFEVKYKRS from the exons ATGAAGGTTTTCAGTTTAATTTTTGTCGGTTTCTTTGTCATCGTTTTCGTTGACGTTGTCCAACCAGCAAACGTTCTTCTCAGTGCCGAGTACGGTGCTGGTTCTCACTTTTTACTATTCGCCAAGATGGGGGAAGAGCTGGTTAACAGAGGACACAACGTTACTTTCCTGATTGGCCAAGCTTATGCATATCGCATCCACCAAGCTCAGTACAAAGATCTCTTTAACTTCGTAATTATTGATCACGCACGACCTCACTCTGAAGTCTTTGGAGCCTTTAAGAAATTTGGCGGGCTCTACTCTCACTCGTCCATTGCACAAGTCTTCAGTTACGAAGATGCGATCCGTGATGTTTATCTGGATGATTGTCGGAAGGTGCTCGCCGATGACGCATTGACGTCTACATTGGCACATTCAAATTATGACATTGTCGTATTCGATGTGATTTGGATGTGCGGGGCTCTGATTGCACAAAAACTAACTATTCCTTCGGTGGCAGTCGTGGCCGGCCTCGCAATGCAGACGGCATACCCGTATGCAGGAATTCCGATAAATCCCGCATACATGCCGATAGTATCTACTGGATTCTCCAATCATATGAACTTCTTCGAACGCCTGGTCAATCTTTTTATGGTTTGGATGGTGCACTATGGACAAGGCACTCCATATTATACCGGCAAACACTTTAGCCCGATCAAGGACGAGTTCAACATCAGGCCCGATTTGAGTATGGATGAACTCCTCAGTGAGGTTGATATGTGGTTTGTCGCAAATGATTTCGCCTTGGAATTCTCAGCACCGTTAACTCCGAACGTCATCCCGGTGGGCGGGTTTACTGCAGGTCCAGCAGGTAACTTAAGCAAG gAGCTGGTGGATTACATCGATAGCGCAGGCGATCACGGCATCATCATCTTTACACTGGGGACGTACTGTGCCGCCGTTGATCAAAGCATCCTCAAAATCTTCGCAGATGCCTTTGCAGAAGTCGACCAGAAAATCATATGGCAGATCGAAGATACAATGAAAAGATCCCTGAACTTTGATATACCCGACAATGTCAAGATGTTTCCTTGGATACCACAAAATAATCTTTTAG GTCATTCGAAGACACGACTGATGATGTATCATGGTGGTAATAATGGTCTTCATGAGGCGTTGTACCATGGAGTACCCCTGATAATGGTTCCAATTATTGGTGACCAGCACGACACTGCAACCCGTGTTGTCGAGAGAGGAACTGGACTTCGTATAACCAGACAAGAACTAAGTAAGCTTCAGGTGGTTGATTCGCTGAAGGAAGTCCTCTCAAACAACAA ATACAAAGAAAAGGCTTTGCAGTTGTCATCTATCTACAGACATCGTCCACAGACTGCAACAGAACGAGCAGCATTCTGGATTGAGCACGTGATTCAGTTTGGCGGCCAATACATGAAATCACCTGTACCTAATATCAGCTTGTTCAAACTTTACCTCATCGATATCATCCTATTCCTTGCTCTGATCGGTGGAATGTTTTTCTACGTCATCTACAGAGTTGCTCGAGTGCTCTTTGCTCTTCTGTGGAACACTAATTTTGAAGTGAAATATAAACGATCTTGA